From the genome of Natronolimnobius baerhuensis:
CCGCCGAACTCGTGAGGATGACCACCGGAATGTCAGCTAGTGCTGGCTCATCATTCAGTTCGGTGATGACGTCTGTCCCGTTCGTTCCGGGCACATTCGGCTCGAGCAGGATGAGATCCGGCTTCGGATCGGTCGCATACTCGCCGCGCTGATTAATAAAATCTAGAGCGTCGTCAGCATCGGAGACGGTGTATAGCTGATTTGTGAGCTTTGCGTCTTTGAACGATTCC
Proteins encoded in this window:
- a CDS encoding response regulator → MVSDVEHGDELVTILLVEPSPGDTRLFTESFKDAKLTNQLYTVSDADDALDFINQRGEYATDPKPDLILLEPNVPGTNGTDVITELNDEPALADIPVVILTSSAAGEDIIKSHGIDADHYVQKPVEPEDYIGFVQEIEGFWMAIIQEDPVGN